Sequence from the Candidatus Methylomirabilota bacterium genome:
TCATGCGCCAACTTGGTCTTATTCAATCATATTTCCTTGTGTTATATGGGATTGAAGCCTGGGGGAAAGCGGCGTGGCTTGACCTATGGGGAGCACAAGCTGCCACATGCATCGTGGCAATAACGAAGCATACCGCCCTAGAATTTTGTAAATACAATTTACTAGATCCTAATCGATCCCATGTTATTCCACCAACGCTAGCGGAGGAGAAGATTGGGCTGCCTAGTGGCAGACAAGGACTTGGTGATGGCCTCGCCATTCTTACGGTTGGGAGACTTTCCGTGGGTGACCGGCTCAAAGGGATCGATACGCTCATTAAGGCAATTGATAGGGCGCGACGCGAAGGTGCTAAGGTCCACTTAACCGTAGCGGGTGATGGCGATGATCTGCCTCGACTCAAAGAATTGACCTTACGTTTAGAACTGAACGATTATGTAGAGTTTTTAGGCGCGGTTTCAGATGAAAAATTAGAGAAACTTTACCAGACGTGTGATGTTTTTGCGATGCCGAGCAAAAAGGAGGGATTTGGGATTGTGTTCTTAGAGGCGATGCGCTTCGGAAAACCCTGCATCGGTGGTAACCATGGAGGCACGCCAGAGGTCATCACCCACGGGATCGACGGCTATCTTGTAGACCATGGAGATGTGGACCAGCTTACAAAGTATCTCGTTCAGTTCTCACATAGTCCGGAGCTTAGGCGAGAGATGGGTCTGAGGGGTTATGAAAAAGTGAAGGCTGGATATCTCTTCCAACATATGCGAGGCAGATGGTTTGCCTTACTGGATAGCCTCACGCCCAAATGCTGAGTGTGGCTATAAATGCTGTCTCAGCAAAATCCGGTGGGGCGGCTACTTATATTGAAAACCTCGGCAAAGAGCTTGCGAAGTCGGATTACGGGAACCAGTATCTTTTTTGTATTCCGCCTAAACGCGTTGCATCCCTGGAGGGTCTTGGGGATAGGATCAGAGTAGTCGCGTCAGACGTTGGCTATCGCTCTTCTTGGAGGCGACAGCTGTGGGATCAAGTCACGCTGAGGCAAATCCTCAGGAAGGAACACGTTGACGTTCTGCTCTCATCATCTGACTTTGGCATGTGGTTCCCTCCGTGCAAACAGATCCTGATGGTTCGAAATCCCCTCTTTTTCTCACCATTGTTCCTGAGAACAGTTCTACCGAATAAGAGCCGGCAATTTAGACTTGAGTTCTGGATTCGTCGATGGCTGATCTCACTTTCTGTGCGGGCCTCCGACATTGTGATTGCAGCATCACGGAGTATGATGGCAGACCTCAAGCAGCTCATCCCGGTCCCTGATAGCAAGGCAGTGGTGAACAGTTTTGGTGTGCCGCTTGAGCGGTTTTCTTGGAATCAATTAGGCGCATCAGAGAAGGTTCAGAGAGACTCCGAGAGGCCATGTCAACTCTTGTATGTCTCTGAGTATAGCGACTACAAGAACCTTACGACACTTCTCAAGGCAGTCTCCATCATGAGGACGCAAGGGATGGCTGATTTTCGCCTTATGACGACTGCGGATCCGAGTCAGTTTCCCGAGGTGGAAATTGTGACGCGAGAGCAGGACAGGGCGCTAGTGTCTCATCCTCACATTGCTCCATTCGTGAAGTTTACGGGTTCTATCCCGTACGAAGATGTACCGAACTTGTACATGCAAAGCGACCTGTTTGTGTTCCCTTCACTGGCGGAATCGTTCGGGCATCCTCTGGTGGAGGCGATGGCCAGTGGGCTGCCGATCATCGCATCAGATATTCCGATCTGCCGAGAAATTTGCGGGGATGCAGCCGTCTATTTCAGTCCATTGGATCCCAATGACCTTGCCGAAAAGATTATGTCTCTGCGGAATGACTCAGGCCTTCGACAACGGTTAGGACGGCTTGGAAGAAAACGGGCTGAGGTCCACTTCGACTGGAAAGATCATGTTCGGCGCTTAGTGGGGATTATTGAACGAGTGGCAGCCAATGGTCGAGGATAAATCCGTGGACCGGCAAGTATTCTCCCGCGAACTCGAGAGGGACTATTACAGCCGACGATGGCCAGAGGAGGCCAAGCTCTACCTCCATCTGGAGCCGTATCTGCGATGCTGGCTTAATCCCGAGGCAGTTTTTAGGGGAAAGCGGGTTCTGGACATCGGGGCGGGTGAATGCACGTATACCCGGCTTATTGCAGATAAGTTTGCGCCAAAGGAGATAGTGGCATGTGAATTGTTCCGGGAACGGATGTTGCCAGCGGCCAGAGCGAGTCGGAGTTCGAACTTGAAGTTCATTGCCGGGGATGTATTCTGTTTGCCCTTTCAGACTGGTTCCTTCGAAGTCGTTTTCGGTAGCTTGGTCCTACATCAGCTTCCGAACCTTGAAGAAATAATCAGTGAAATCCGGCGCGTGCTGGGGGATGACGGTTGCTATATCGGGATTGAGCCGAACCCTCATCATCCAGTTCATCTGTATCGGTACCTTCTGGGAAATCACTCCCCTAATCAGTACCTCCTCGGGCCGAAGCATCTTGGCGCCTTTGAAAAGGTCGGATTTGAGGTCAGTATCCAGTATTTCTGGGCCAAGTTTCCTTGTCTGCGAAATTCGCTCTTAGGGACATGCATGGGAATCGTGGCTGAAAGCCGTGAGGAGTGAAGGGTGGGAAGTAAGGGGAAAAGAGGTACAACGACGGATGCATGGTCAGTCGGGAGTTAAGCAGATAAGGGCGGTTCAGATCGCTCATCACGCTGGTATTGAGGTCCCCGATTTTCCCCGTATCGAGAAGGTCGTGCGCAATCTCAGACATCTGCCATCTGGAAAGCACTTGGAGGTCGGTTACTCAAAAGGAGGGTTTGCTGATTCTCTCTCAAAAATAGGGTGGGACTGTACTGGCCTAGATCTGAATGCCCACGACCAAGCCGTAATTAAGACGATCGAATGTGATCTCAATGAGGGCTTCCCAGTCGAAGCTGAGGAGTTCGATCTCGTGACAGCGGGAGAAGTCATTGAGCATATGTTGGACGAAGGGGCCTTCCTTGACGAGTGCCGTCGTGTCCTCAGGAAGGGTGGAACGCTGGTGGTAACTACTCCCAATCTGTCGTATTCCCTGAACCGCTTACGGGTTCTGATTGGGAAGACGCCTCTCTTTGTGTACGCCCCCTACCACTACCACTTTCACACGCGGCAGACGCTTGTGGGCCTCATGGAGAAGCATGAGTTTTCGGTAACCAAGGTGCTCTCAAGCCACGTGTTGTATTCGAGGCGAATGCATTGGACGGGAAGGTTGTTTGAGTTTTTGGGCGACGTCTTTCCAACCCTTGGTGCCCACTTGATCGTCTTTGCAGTTAAGTCCTAGCCGCATGGAAAGCCGGTGAACCAGGTTTCTGTTGTTATCTTGACCTTTAATGAGGAGAAAAACATCCGTCGGTGTCTCGAGTCGGTTAGGGATTTCACCGATGACATCGTCATCGTCGATTCGTCTAGTACCGATAAAACGCTGAAGATCAGTGAGGAGTACGGGTGTCGGATTGTTCAACATGCATTCGTCAATCACGCCATCCAATTTAACTGGGCGCTGGACAATGTGCCGCTTGATCGGCTATGGATTTTGCGGCTTGACTGCGACGAACTCCTTCCCACGAAACTGAAGCATGAGTTGACCCACCTTATCTCGACTTGCGGACCTGACGTCACCGGCATTTACCTGAATCGCCGTATGTACTTCATGAACCGGTGGCTGAAGCACGGCGGAATCTATCCCCATCACATCCTGCGGGTCTTCCGGAATGGCTATGCCCGCTATGAGGAGAAAACCGAAGAACACCTGGTGCTGACGTCCGGACGGGTCATATTTGCCAAGAACGATTTTCTCGAAGATAACCGCCAGAACACCTTGAAGTACTGGCTAAAGAAACACGATGATCTTTCGGATGGAGAGATCAGGGATACGCTCCTTGAGACCAGAGTTCCGGACAGGGACCTCAAGGAGGATCTGTTTGGCAGTAAAGTTGAACGGACCCGGTGGCTTAAGACTCGTGTGTATGCCCGCTGCCCTTTATTTCTGAGGGGCCTTCTCTATTTCTCCTACCGATACTTCCTACGCCTCGGATTCCTGGATGGTATTCCGGGCCTAATCTTTCACGTGCTTCAGGCATTTTGGTACCGCTTTTATATTGATGCTCGAATTTATGAGATGCGTTCGGATTGGCAGGCGAAGGGTAGGGATTACCAGGACATCTGAGAGGGGGCGAGATGCGCGTTAAACCGTTCTTTTTTGATCTGAATACCGAGGAGATTACTGAATTTCAGGAGGGAGCTGCGAAGATTCTACAATCCGGAACATTGATTCTCGGAGACTACACGGCGCAATTCGAGAAGGCATTTGCTGAGTATATCGAGTCGAAACACGCGATAGCGGTCAACAGTGGATCAACCGCGCTTGAAATTCTCCTGCGTCTTAAGGGTGTGGTCGGCAAGAGGGTGCTGGTGCCGACTAATACTAATTTCGCCACTGTCGCGGCGATCATCCGCGCCGGTGGGATTGTTGAATATCTGGATATGGACCGGAATACCTTTGCCCCTTCGCTGGCCATGGTCAAGGCCGAACTGGAGCGCCACCCGGATATTGCCGGTGTTGCGTGGGTGCATATCGGAGGCATCATCTCGCCG
This genomic interval carries:
- a CDS encoding glycosyltransferase family 4 protein, producing the protein MVKNITCYYLQEDTALSHSPSILLLAPQLYVPGGIQTYMRRLREILAEHGELRGFPVHCLSLMDDDEDRTLHAHHLPRGPFVGCKGNKFLFGLRALNHGLKYRNSLVIVGHIGQVPVAWLMRQLGLIQSYFLVLYGIEAWGKAAWLDLWGAQAATCIVAITKHTALEFCKYNLLDPNRSHVIPPTLAEEKIGLPSGRQGLGDGLAILTVGRLSVGDRLKGIDTLIKAIDRARREGAKVHLTVAGDGDDLPRLKELTLRLELNDYVEFLGAVSDEKLEKLYQTCDVFAMPSKKEGFGIVFLEAMRFGKPCIGGNHGGTPEVITHGIDGYLVDHGDVDQLTKYLVQFSHSPELRREMGLRGYEKVKAGYLFQHMRGRWFALLDSLTPKC
- a CDS encoding glycosyltransferase family 4 protein, translating into MLSVAINAVSAKSGGAATYIENLGKELAKSDYGNQYLFCIPPKRVASLEGLGDRIRVVASDVGYRSSWRRQLWDQVTLRQILRKEHVDVLLSSSDFGMWFPPCKQILMVRNPLFFSPLFLRTVLPNKSRQFRLEFWIRRWLISLSVRASDIVIAASRSMMADLKQLIPVPDSKAVVNSFGVPLERFSWNQLGASEKVQRDSERPCQLLYVSEYSDYKNLTTLLKAVSIMRTQGMADFRLMTTADPSQFPEVEIVTREQDRALVSHPHIAPFVKFTGSIPYEDVPNLYMQSDLFVFPSLAESFGHPLVEAMASGLPIIASDIPICREICGDAAVYFSPLDPNDLAEKIMSLRNDSGLRQRLGRLGRKRAEVHFDWKDHVRRLVGIIERVAANGRG
- a CDS encoding class I SAM-dependent methyltransferase → MDRQVFSRELERDYYSRRWPEEAKLYLHLEPYLRCWLNPEAVFRGKRVLDIGAGECTYTRLIADKFAPKEIVACELFRERMLPAARASRSSNLKFIAGDVFCLPFQTGSFEVVFGSLVLHQLPNLEEIISEIRRVLGDDGCYIGIEPNPHHPVHLYRYLLGNHSPNQYLLGPKHLGAFEKVGFEVSIQYFWAKFPCLRNSLLGTCMGIVAESREE
- a CDS encoding class I SAM-dependent methyltransferase — encoded protein: MHGQSGVKQIRAVQIAHHAGIEVPDFPRIEKVVRNLRHLPSGKHLEVGYSKGGFADSLSKIGWDCTGLDLNAHDQAVIKTIECDLNEGFPVEAEEFDLVTAGEVIEHMLDEGAFLDECRRVLRKGGTLVVTTPNLSYSLNRLRVLIGKTPLFVYAPYHYHFHTRQTLVGLMEKHEFSVTKVLSSHVLYSRRMHWTGRLFEFLGDVFPTLGAHLIVFAVKS
- a CDS encoding glycosyltransferase family 2 protein, yielding MNQVSVVILTFNEEKNIRRCLESVRDFTDDIVIVDSSSTDKTLKISEEYGCRIVQHAFVNHAIQFNWALDNVPLDRLWILRLDCDELLPTKLKHELTHLISTCGPDVTGIYLNRRMYFMNRWLKHGGIYPHHILRVFRNGYARYEEKTEEHLVLTSGRVIFAKNDFLEDNRQNTLKYWLKKHDDLSDGEIRDTLLETRVPDRDLKEDLFGSKVERTRWLKTRVYARCPLFLRGLLYFSYRYFLRLGFLDGIPGLIFHVLQAFWYRFYIDARIYEMRSDWQAKGRDYQDI